A portion of the Liberibacter crescens BT-1 genome contains these proteins:
- a CDS encoding NAD(P)/FAD-dependent oxidoreductase, whose product MSIFSYNYDDFLRNSPSSLGYLPQSKRHKSVAIIGGGICGIVAAYELLRSGMQSVTIFEACKERLGGRCYSQKFIESHPCYIAELGAMRFSRNQVCLFHYLEKFNISTNQMFPNPGVVDTEIHYQGNAYSWKKGEAPPLMFEKLYIGWTAFLRQGVKIGGVFLAGPEVMRNLSQQRKHDALEKEWKKYIDIFSSVSFYNALVMIFTNDTPPGGEKWSIPEDFDLFGLLGIGTGGMFSVYQVSFIEILCIIVSGFEVDQLLINGGISSLVECIADQSFNGICLRERVCYQKVVAIDRSSESNIVLILENGIKESYDRVIITVTPRAMQVGLKGDKRKLFNSSVITAINQSHMISSSKIFILCQEKFWKKYGLPQTIQSDQLVKAVYCLDYLPEDDSSYGVVLLNYTWEEDSYKFLSVKDKVRRFKTLVDDLAIVAPYFSKYLRPVNDDYERYIICYDWLMDEYSLGAFKLQYPGRDHYTEELFFQFKTANFPEKDKGIYLAGCSCSFHGGWIEGAIITALNSVCSVIRSCGGSLVSGNPLDNLYL is encoded by the coding sequence TGTTGCTATTATAGGTGGAGGTATCTGTGGAATTGTGGCTGCTTATGAATTGTTGAGAAGTGGTATGCAGTCGGTCACGATATTTGAGGCTTGTAAGGAGCGTTTAGGAGGCCGATGTTATTCACAAAAATTTATCGAGAGCCATCCTTGCTATATTGCAGAATTAGGGGCCATGCGGTTTTCAAGAAATCAAGTTTGTTTATTTCATTATCTTGAAAAATTTAATATTTCTACAAATCAAATGTTTCCTAATCCTGGTGTTGTGGATACAGAAATTCATTATCAAGGAAATGCTTATTCTTGGAAGAAAGGTGAAGCTCCACCACTTATGTTTGAAAAACTTTATATTGGCTGGACTGCGTTTTTACGCCAAGGAGTAAAGATTGGAGGTGTATTCCTTGCAGGTCCGGAAGTTATGCGCAATTTATCTCAGCAAAGAAAACATGATGCTTTAGAAAAAGAGTGGAAAAAATATATTGATATATTTAGTTCAGTATCTTTTTACAATGCTTTAGTGATGATTTTTACAAATGATACTCCTCCAGGAGGGGAAAAATGGTCCATACCAGAAGACTTTGATCTTTTTGGATTGTTAGGTATTGGAACAGGAGGGATGTTTTCTGTTTATCAAGTCTCCTTTATTGAAATTTTGTGTATTATAGTAAGTGGTTTCGAAGTTGATCAACTTTTAATTAATGGGGGTATATCTTCATTAGTAGAATGTATTGCTGATCAATCTTTCAATGGTATTTGTTTAAGGGAGAGAGTATGTTATCAAAAAGTAGTTGCTATAGACAGAAGTTCAGAGAGTAATATTGTTCTAATTTTAGAAAATGGTATAAAAGAAAGTTATGATCGAGTGATCATAACTGTGACACCTCGTGCTATGCAAGTTGGTCTCAAAGGAGATAAGAGGAAGTTATTCAATTCGTCTGTCATAACAGCAATTAATCAATCGCATATGATTTCTTCTTCGAAAATTTTTATTTTGTGCCAAGAAAAATTTTGGAAAAAATATGGTCTGCCTCAGACTATTCAAAGTGATCAATTGGTAAAGGCTGTTTATTGTCTGGATTACCTTCCTGAAGATGATTCTTCATATGGAGTTGTTCTTTTGAATTATACATGGGAAGAGGATTCATATAAATTTCTTTCTGTGAAGGATAAGGTCAGGCGCTTTAAAACACTTGTCGATGATCTTGCAATTGTTGCGCCATATTTTTCTAAATATCTTCGTCCAGTAAATGATGATTATGAGCGTTATATTATCTGTTATGATTGGTTGATGGATGAGTATTCTTTGGGTGCTTTTAAACTTCAATATCCTGGTAGAGACCATTATACAGAAGAATTGTTTTTTCAATTTAAAACAGCGAATTTTCCAGAAAAAGATAAAGGTATCTATCTAGCTGGCTGCAGCTGTTCATTTCATGGAGGGTGGATTGAGGGGGCAATAATAACAGCCTTAAATAGTGTATGCTCCGTTATTAGAAGTTGTGGAGGTTCTCTTGTTTCTGGAAATCCTCTCGATAATTTGTACCTTTGA